One genomic window of Vespula pensylvanica isolate Volc-1 chromosome 12, ASM1446617v1, whole genome shotgun sequence includes the following:
- the LOC122633442 gene encoding protein eyes shut isoform X4: MTRIFNEYHHTLYYNDDLWFCIVSSSSYSCYCIDGYTGINCEINWDDCWSNPCLNGGICTDAVAAYNCTCSEGFIGINCEQKYSECANQPCLNNGTCLDYDGFICQCPDGYSGDYCEIDASVCNDTICKNFGECIEGPGFSFFCRCPAGWTGRLCDEDIDECVTSPCKNGGLCINVPATYTCACLFGFTGKDCDKVILPCDQNLCQNGAVCLLEDNKSVCYCVPDYHGTLCELKYDDCESKSANCENGGTCIDGINSYTCACPPDYSGMICEEYIFSSTSTSFITKSSIEVNDSSVKSTDMSSSESTPTSMGFTSTSPSLYPYPITTLSTTISKTIDHYTKWYPSIETTSATQTDRNVITTSTENASFLTETPLIFVHMSTKKDISESHTVSETRITEEETIPSTSEISIAITEPISYHNFTDGTKISEIDQDNITESFSSMSASTYQQTSKEISSTPPYTTSTIGYHPTVEVTDFNDVRNDTTTRSSRLFTDATTASLDTDDFLGNTTSIQTVFTTEPVEPPTVSTISEGQLSSTLSSTSVIISKSSTTQSLQYSTTMSTIVNANQTTVSLDLENSTLHTKYDQVPIATEQSSTSIECNENSCVTGTNIPSARNVSECNCTEHEEECKSIKSAAFNGKSYARQSINININNGTMSLRIYVKLRTRFKNGIIFHIYFDDERYALIYLESSILKFQFSCGLETMLLGEIDSAINNGFEAEIDMRFEYYIMNKTDKCSARLLVNGTTAVSGEQMLSLREKFPHRATLNLGGIPLAFSHYFPRVAMGFIGCMNSLTVNGIQRNFIHDSTETFQIEECTSFFCLSNPCQNFGACEETNGVVRCHCVAGYTGTLCERSICDENPCSLGATCISSPGTGFICICPLGNHGLFCEEDTIVIRPSFSTLVPGFSSYIAYGVSNSIRDTMELKMKLIPHTVDQISLIAYLGQSGSRQEISDHLSITYVRGYIMLTWDLGSGKSILTTNNGVGAYAPTSAIIIHLCSDIYVGVRRIFTKTPLTSVSAATAPGIKSHNPHTVHIGRKGRDAWLAIDGTDNVTGQAAGAMSQLDVSPILYIGGHKSKNFEMLPHDLPLHTGFSGCIFDIELRTKDTVFPVTSSSPATGRGVGECHRNECIRHSCKNGAVCLNHGSTYSCICTKDWTGPDCSVAVEKRFSSNLSTCHISN; the protein is encoded by the exons ATGACgagaattttcaatgaatatcATCACACTTTGTATTATAATGATGATCTTTGGTTTTGTATTGTAAGCAGTAGCTCTTATTCGTGTTACTGTATCGATGGATATACCGGAATTAATTGCGAAATTAATTGGGACGATTGTTGGTCAAATCCTTGTCTCAATGGTGGAATATGTACGGATGCTGTGGCAGCTTACAATTGTACCTGTTCCGAAGGTTTCATAg GAATAAATTGCGAACAAAAATATAGCGAATGTGCGAATCAACCTTGTCTCAACAATGGTACCTGCCTCGATTACGATGGATTTATATGTCAATGTCCTGATGGATATTCAG GTGATTATTGTGAAATCGATGCTTCGGTCTGTAACGATacgatttgtaaaaatttcgGAGAATGCATCGAAGGACCaggattctctttcttttgtcgaTGTCCAGCAG GATGGACTGGTCGTTTATGTGATGAAGATATTGACGAATGCGTTACTTCGCCATGCAAAAATGGTGGGCTTTGTATAAATGTTCCAGCTACTTACACGTGCGCTTGTTTATTCG gTTTTACCGGTAAAGATTGTGACAAAGTTATTTTACCCTGTGATCAAAATCTTTGTCAAAACGGCGCAGTGTGCTTATTAGAAGACAATAAATCAGTCTGTTACTGCGTACCTGATTATCACGGAACACTGTGCGAACTCAAATATGATGATTGCGAGTCAAAGTCAGCAAATTGCGAAAATGGTGGTACTTGTATCGATGGAATCAATAGTTACACCTGTGCTTGTCCTCCTGACTATAGCGGAATGATTTGCGAAGAGTACATTTTCTCATCGACATCAACATCGTTTATAACAAAAAGTTCGATAGAAGTAAATGATAGTAGCGTTAAGTCAACCGATATGTCTTCATCGGAATCTACACCTACGTCTATGGGATTCACATCTACCAGTCCAAGCCTGTATCCTTACCCAATCACCACATTATCAACGACAATTTCTAAAACTATCGATCATTATACGAAATGGTATCCTTCGATAGAAACAACATCAGCTACGCAGACAGATCGGAACGTAATCACGACCAGTACAGAAAATGCTTCATTTCTTACCGAAACACCATTGATTTTTGTACATATGTCAactaaaaaagatatttccgAGAGTCACACTGTATCAGAAACACGGATTAccgaagaagaaacaattcCTTCCACATCTGAGATTTCCATAGCGATAACAGAACCTATTAGTTATCATAACTTCACGGATGGTACAAAAATATCAGAAATTGATCAAGATAATATTACGGAATCATTTTCATCAATGTCAGCATCGACTTATCAACAAACgagtaaagaaataagtagTACTCCACCATATACAACAAGTACAATTGG ATATCATCCAACAGTAGAAGTGACCGATTTTAATGATGTTAGGAACGATACAACTACCCGATCCAGCCGTTTATTTACTGATGCTACAACGGCATCATTAGATACTGATGATTTTCTGGGAAATACGACTTCAATACAAACTGTTTTTACGACGGAACCTGTAGAACCTCCGACTGTTTCCACGATTTCGGAAGGACAATTGTCATCCACGTTGTCGTCAACGtctgttattatttctaaaagttCAACAACGCAATCTCTGCAGTACAGCACTACTATGAGTACAATTGTAAATGCAAATCAAACTACAGTTAGTCTTGATCTTGAAAATAGTACATTACATACAAAATACGATCAAGTTCCCATTGCGACGGAACAATCGTCAACAAGTATTGAATGCAATGAAAACTCTTGTGTAACTGGAACCAATATACCGTCTGCTCGCAATGTATCGGAA TGCAACTGTACAGAACACGAGGAAGAATGTAAAAGCATTAAAAGCGCGGCTTTTAATGGAAAGTCATATGCAAGACagagtattaatattaacattaataatggTACTATGAGTCTTCGAATTTACGTAAAACTTCGAACCCGTTTCAAAAAtggtataatatttcatatatattttgacgATGAACGTTATgctttaatatatttagaaagtagtatattgaaatttcaattctCGTGTGGTTTGGAAACGATGTTACTTGGCGAGATTGATTCTGCTATTAATAATGGATTTGAAGCGGAGATCGATATGAG atttgaatactatattatgaataaaacTGATAAATGTTCCGCTAGATTGTTAGTAAATGGTACTACAGCCGTAAGCGGCGAACAAATGTTATCATTACGTGAAAAGTTTCCACATCGTGCTACTTTAAATTTAGGTGGCATACCATTGGCATTTTCCCATTATTTCCCTCGTGTAGCTATGGGATTTATTGGTTGCATGAACTCATTGACG GTAAATGGTATccagagaaattttattcatgaTTCTACAGAGACATTTCAAATTGAAGAATGTACGTCATTCTTTTGCTTATCAAATCCATGTCAAAACTTTGGAGCATGTGAGGAAACAAATGGTGTTGTTCGTTGTCATTGCGTTGCGGG TTATACAGGGACATTATGCGAACGTTCAATATGCGACGAGAATCCTTGTTCGCTAGGTGCGACCTGTATAAGTTCACCCGGAACAGGTTTTATTTGCATTTGTCCTCTTGGAAATCATGGACTTTTTTGTGAAGAAG ataCCATTGTTATTCGTCCATCCTTTTCAACTCTGGTACCAGGTTTTTCATCATATATTGCTTATGGTGTTTCAAATTCGATAAGGGACACTATGGAACTTAAAATGAAACTCATTCCACATACTGTAGATCAAATATCTCTCATAGCTTATTTAGGGCAAAGTGGTTCACGCCAAGAAATATCAGATCATCTCTCtataacgtatgtacgtgGTTATATCATGTTAACCTGGGATCTTGGTTCAGGTAAATCGATATTGACAACTAATAACGGCGTCGGAGCATATGCTCCTACTAGTGCAATTATCATTCATTTGTGCAGTGATATTTATGTAGGCGTACGCAGAATCTTCACAAAAACACCCCTAACTTCCGTATCAGCTGCAACTGCGCCAGGAATAAAAAGCCATAATCCACATACAGTACATATtggaagaaaagggagagatgCATGGCTTGCTATTGATGGTACAGATAATGTTACTGGCCAAGCAGCTGGTGCTATGTCTCAACTTGATGTGTCTCCTATACTTTACATTG GAGGTCacaaatcaaaaaattttgaaatgcTACCACATGATCTACCTTTACACACTGGTTTCTCTGGATGTATATTTGATATCGAATTACGTACGAAGGATACAGTCTTCCCTGTAACCAGTTCTAGTCCAGCTACTGGACGTGGCGTAGGAGAGTGTCACCGTAACGAATGTATTCGTCATTCCTGTAAAAATGGTGCAGTATGCTTGAATCATGGTTCTACATATAG TTGTATATGCACGAAGGATTGGACGGGTCCGGATTGTTCTGTAGCAGTGGAAAAACGTTTTTCTAGTAATTTATCAACCTGTcatatatcgaattaa
- the LOC122633442 gene encoding protein eyes shut isoform X5, with the protein MGRWVHVAKILNDFYGIVLVLATCVTTSVIGESLIQSNCSIDPCMYGICLDNDNSSSSYSCYCIDGYTGINCEINWDDCWSNPCLNGGICTDAVAAYNCTCSEGFIGINCEQKYSECANQPCLNNGTCLDYDGFICQCPDGYSGDYCEIDASVCNDTICKNFGECIEGPGFSFFCRCPAGWTGRLCDEDIDECVTSPCKNGGLCINVPATYTCACLFGFTGKDCDKVILPCDQNLCQNGAVCLLEDNKSVCYCVPDYHGTLCELKYDDCESKSANCENGGTCIDGINSYTCACPPDYSGMICEEYIFSSTSTSFITKSSIEVNDSSVKSTDMSSSESTPTSMGFTSTSPSLYPYPITTLSTTISKTIDHYTKWYPSIETTSATQTDRNVITTSTENASFLTETPLIFVHMSTKKDISESHTVSETRITEEETIPSTSEISIAITEPISYHNFTDGTKISEIDQDNITESFSSMSASTYQQTSKEISSTPPYTTSTIGYHPTVEVTDFNDVRNDTTTRSSRLFTDATTASLDTDDFLGNTTSIQTVFTTEPVEPPTVSTISEGQLSSTLSSTSVIISKSSTTQSLQYSTTMSTIVNANQTTVSLDLENSTLHTKYDQVPIATEQSSTSIECNENSCVTGTNIPSARNVSECNCTEHEEECKSIKSAAFNGKSYARQSINININNGTMSLRIYVKLRTRFKNGIIFHIYFDDERYALIYLESSILKFQFSCGLETMLLGEIDSAINNGFEAEIDMRFEYYIMNKTDKCSARLLVNGTTAVSGEQMLSLREKFPHRATLNLGGIPLAFSHYFPRVAMGFIGCMNSLTVNGIQRNFIHDSTETFQIEECTSFFCLSNPCQNFGACEETNGVVRCHCVAGYTGTLCERSICDENPCSLGATCISSPGTGFICICPLGNHGLFCEEDTIVIRPSFSTLVPGFSSYIAYGVSNSIRDTMELKMKLIPHTVDQISLIAYLGQSGSRQEISDHLSITYVRGYIMLTWDLGSVIFM; encoded by the exons ATGGGAag GTGGGTACATGTTGCaaagatattaaatgatttttacggGATCGTACTTGTCTTAGCAACTTGCGTGACAACATCGGTGATAGGCGAATCATTGATACAATCAAACTGTAGCATCGATCCCTGTATGTATGGAATTTGTTTGGATAACGACAACAG CAGTAGCTCTTATTCGTGTTACTGTATCGATGGATATACCGGAATTAATTGCGAAATTAATTGGGACGATTGTTGGTCAAATCCTTGTCTCAATGGTGGAATATGTACGGATGCTGTGGCAGCTTACAATTGTACCTGTTCCGAAGGTTTCATAg GAATAAATTGCGAACAAAAATATAGCGAATGTGCGAATCAACCTTGTCTCAACAATGGTACCTGCCTCGATTACGATGGATTTATATGTCAATGTCCTGATGGATATTCAG GTGATTATTGTGAAATCGATGCTTCGGTCTGTAACGATacgatttgtaaaaatttcgGAGAATGCATCGAAGGACCaggattctctttcttttgtcgaTGTCCAGCAG GATGGACTGGTCGTTTATGTGATGAAGATATTGACGAATGCGTTACTTCGCCATGCAAAAATGGTGGGCTTTGTATAAATGTTCCAGCTACTTACACGTGCGCTTGTTTATTCG gTTTTACCGGTAAAGATTGTGACAAAGTTATTTTACCCTGTGATCAAAATCTTTGTCAAAACGGCGCAGTGTGCTTATTAGAAGACAATAAATCAGTCTGTTACTGCGTACCTGATTATCACGGAACACTGTGCGAACTCAAATATGATGATTGCGAGTCAAAGTCAGCAAATTGCGAAAATGGTGGTACTTGTATCGATGGAATCAATAGTTACACCTGTGCTTGTCCTCCTGACTATAGCGGAATGATTTGCGAAGAGTACATTTTCTCATCGACATCAACATCGTTTATAACAAAAAGTTCGATAGAAGTAAATGATAGTAGCGTTAAGTCAACCGATATGTCTTCATCGGAATCTACACCTACGTCTATGGGATTCACATCTACCAGTCCAAGCCTGTATCCTTACCCAATCACCACATTATCAACGACAATTTCTAAAACTATCGATCATTATACGAAATGGTATCCTTCGATAGAAACAACATCAGCTACGCAGACAGATCGGAACGTAATCACGACCAGTACAGAAAATGCTTCATTTCTTACCGAAACACCATTGATTTTTGTACATATGTCAactaaaaaagatatttccgAGAGTCACACTGTATCAGAAACACGGATTAccgaagaagaaacaattcCTTCCACATCTGAGATTTCCATAGCGATAACAGAACCTATTAGTTATCATAACTTCACGGATGGTACAAAAATATCAGAAATTGATCAAGATAATATTACGGAATCATTTTCATCAATGTCAGCATCGACTTATCAACAAACgagtaaagaaataagtagTACTCCACCATATACAACAAGTACAATTGG ATATCATCCAACAGTAGAAGTGACCGATTTTAATGATGTTAGGAACGATACAACTACCCGATCCAGCCGTTTATTTACTGATGCTACAACGGCATCATTAGATACTGATGATTTTCTGGGAAATACGACTTCAATACAAACTGTTTTTACGACGGAACCTGTAGAACCTCCGACTGTTTCCACGATTTCGGAAGGACAATTGTCATCCACGTTGTCGTCAACGtctgttattatttctaaaagttCAACAACGCAATCTCTGCAGTACAGCACTACTATGAGTACAATTGTAAATGCAAATCAAACTACAGTTAGTCTTGATCTTGAAAATAGTACATTACATACAAAATACGATCAAGTTCCCATTGCGACGGAACAATCGTCAACAAGTATTGAATGCAATGAAAACTCTTGTGTAACTGGAACCAATATACCGTCTGCTCGCAATGTATCGGAA TGCAACTGTACAGAACACGAGGAAGAATGTAAAAGCATTAAAAGCGCGGCTTTTAATGGAAAGTCATATGCAAGACagagtattaatattaacattaataatggTACTATGAGTCTTCGAATTTACGTAAAACTTCGAACCCGTTTCAAAAAtggtataatatttcatatatattttgacgATGAACGTTATgctttaatatatttagaaagtagtatattgaaatttcaattctCGTGTGGTTTGGAAACGATGTTACTTGGCGAGATTGATTCTGCTATTAATAATGGATTTGAAGCGGAGATCGATATGAG atttgaatactatattatgaataaaacTGATAAATGTTCCGCTAGATTGTTAGTAAATGGTACTACAGCCGTAAGCGGCGAACAAATGTTATCATTACGTGAAAAGTTTCCACATCGTGCTACTTTAAATTTAGGTGGCATACCATTGGCATTTTCCCATTATTTCCCTCGTGTAGCTATGGGATTTATTGGTTGCATGAACTCATTGACG GTAAATGGTATccagagaaattttattcatgaTTCTACAGAGACATTTCAAATTGAAGAATGTACGTCATTCTTTTGCTTATCAAATCCATGTCAAAACTTTGGAGCATGTGAGGAAACAAATGGTGTTGTTCGTTGTCATTGCGTTGCGGG TTATACAGGGACATTATGCGAACGTTCAATATGCGACGAGAATCCTTGTTCGCTAGGTGCGACCTGTATAAGTTCACCCGGAACAGGTTTTATTTGCATTTGTCCTCTTGGAAATCATGGACTTTTTTGTGAAGAAG ataCCATTGTTATTCGTCCATCCTTTTCAACTCTGGTACCAGGTTTTTCATCATATATTGCTTATGGTGTTTCAAATTCGATAAGGGACACTATGGAACTTAAAATGAAACTCATTCCACATACTGTAGATCAAATATCTCTCATAGCTTATTTAGGGCAAAGTGGTTCACGCCAAGAAATATCAGATCATCTCTCtataacgtatgtacgtgGTTATATCATGTTAACCTGGGATCTTGGTTCAG TGATATTTATGTAG